The following proteins are encoded in a genomic region of Agromyces sp. CF514:
- a CDS encoding VOC family protein, which yields MPTTAMTCLLIEGPLDEMAEFYASLVPDSAVLSVERWPEGSEREGEPLAVDFTVAGARFQLIAGGPDVALTRVVSIKLEVDTQAEVDRLWDALLADGGEPSQCGWLTDRYGLSWQLIPRGFTELMSTTDAALKQELFAAMLTMSKLEMPVFDAIAAGRS from the coding sequence ATGCCCACGACTGCCATGACCTGCCTGCTCATCGAGGGGCCGCTCGACGAGATGGCCGAGTTCTACGCCTCGCTGGTGCCCGACTCGGCCGTGCTGAGCGTCGAGCGGTGGCCCGAGGGCTCCGAGCGGGAGGGCGAGCCGCTCGCCGTCGACTTCACGGTGGCGGGCGCCCGGTTCCAACTCATCGCGGGCGGCCCGGATGTCGCGCTCACGCGGGTCGTCTCGATCAAGCTCGAGGTCGACACCCAGGCCGAGGTCGATCGGCTGTGGGATGCGCTGCTCGCCGACGGCGGCGAACCCAGTCAGTGCGGCTGGCTCACCGACCGCTACGGCCTTTCGTGGCAGCTCATCCCGCGCGGCTTCACCGAGCTCATGTCCACGACGGATGCCGCGCTGAAGCAGGAGCTCTTCGCCGCCATGCTCACGATGAGCAAGCTCGAGATGCCGGTCTTCGACGCGATCGCCGCCGGTCGCAGCTGA
- a CDS encoding RtcB family protein has translation MEKYSDRLVSWASLIDEKTVEQARTSSTMPFIYPHLALMPDAHLGLGATVGSVIPTLGAIIPAAVGVDIGCGMIAVQTQFEASDLPTDRREVREQIERAIPLSAGRQNRKVVATAAPRVAELEALAEAKGFDPSKYAGNWREQLGTLGSGNHFIEVSLDEEGRVWLFLHSGSRGVGNKIAQHHIGVARRLAKQWWIDLPHPDLAYLVEGSPEFTTYIRELRWAQHFALLNREEMMDRVIRQVSEWVGTPVEERARINCHHNFTESEEHFGKRVWVSRKGAIQADVGRLGLVPGSMGTASYVVEGLGDPMSLNSSPHGAGREYSRTKARQTFTHEQLREAMVGIEFRDTDAFLDEIPQAYKPIDRVMADAASLVKVRHTLRQIVNVKGD, from the coding sequence ATGGAGAAGTACTCCGACCGGCTCGTCTCATGGGCGAGCCTGATCGATGAGAAGACCGTCGAGCAGGCCCGCACGTCGTCGACCATGCCGTTCATCTACCCGCACCTCGCGCTCATGCCCGACGCCCACCTGGGTCTCGGCGCGACCGTGGGGTCGGTCATCCCGACGCTCGGGGCGATCATCCCCGCGGCCGTCGGCGTCGACATCGGCTGCGGCATGATCGCCGTGCAGACGCAGTTCGAGGCATCCGACCTCCCGACCGACCGGCGGGAGGTGCGGGAGCAGATCGAGCGCGCCATCCCGCTCTCGGCCGGACGCCAGAACCGCAAGGTCGTCGCGACCGCCGCGCCCAGGGTGGCCGAGCTCGAGGCGCTCGCCGAGGCGAAGGGCTTCGACCCCTCGAAGTACGCGGGCAACTGGCGCGAGCAGCTCGGCACGCTCGGCAGCGGCAACCACTTCATCGAGGTCTCGCTCGACGAGGAGGGCCGGGTGTGGCTGTTCCTGCACTCGGGCAGCCGGGGCGTGGGCAACAAGATCGCGCAGCACCACATCGGAGTCGCCAGGCGGCTCGCGAAGCAGTGGTGGATCGACCTGCCCCACCCTGACCTCGCCTACCTCGTCGAGGGTTCGCCCGAGTTCACGACGTACATCCGGGAGCTGCGCTGGGCGCAGCACTTCGCGCTCCTCAACCGCGAGGAGATGATGGACCGCGTGATCCGGCAGGTGTCGGAGTGGGTCGGCACGCCCGTCGAGGAGCGGGCGCGCATCAACTGCCACCACAACTTCACCGAGAGCGAGGAGCACTTCGGCAAGCGGGTGTGGGTGTCGCGCAAGGGCGCCATCCAGGCGGATGTCGGTCGGCTCGGCCTCGTGCCGGGGTCGATGGGCACGGCGTCGTACGTCGTCGAGGGTCTCGGCGACCCGATGTCGCTGAACTCGTCGCCGCACGGCGCCGGGCGGGAGTACTCGCGCACGAAGGCCCGGCAGACCTTCACGCACGAGCAGCTGCGCGAGGCGATGGTCGGCATCGAGTTCCGCGACACCGACGCGTTCCTCGACGAGATCCCGCAGGCCTACAAGCCCATCGACCGGGTCATGGCCGACGCCGCGTCGCTCGTGAAGGTGCGGCACACGCTGCGCCAGATCGTGAACGTGAAGGGCGACTAG
- a CDS encoding NAD(P)-dependent oxidoreductase: MPQPAQPDIVAITGASGRIGRHLVPLLDRPGRVLRLIDTELPDRVADGPWGKASRGTDPAGLADLADRVELRRVSIDDERGIRSALDGVDAAVHLAAQSSERPWAEILHANIDGTQRVLEAARLGGATRVLLASSVHAVGFADVADVAVTPVLVPRPDTFYGVSKAAVEALGSVYADRYGLSIVSARICAFAAEPDPSHGLAHWFSPGDAARLVEAALALDDGRHHIVWGVSANSPGVCDLTAGRAIGFEPRDDAFAIVRARGFEASPPASSGPVGGAFTDEAHPLGGTW, encoded by the coding sequence ATGCCTCAGCCCGCCCAACCCGACATCGTGGCGATCACCGGCGCGTCCGGACGAATCGGCCGACACCTCGTGCCGCTGCTCGACCGCCCCGGCCGGGTGCTGCGACTCATCGACACCGAGCTGCCCGACCGGGTCGCCGACGGGCCGTGGGGCAAGGCGTCCCGCGGTACGGACCCGGCCGGCTTGGCCGACCTCGCCGACCGCGTCGAACTGCGGCGGGTGTCCATCGACGATGAGCGCGGCATCCGCTCGGCGCTCGACGGGGTCGACGCCGCGGTGCACCTCGCCGCGCAGTCGTCGGAGCGCCCGTGGGCCGAGATCCTGCACGCCAACATCGACGGCACCCAGCGCGTGCTCGAGGCCGCGCGGCTCGGCGGTGCGACGCGGGTGCTGCTCGCGAGCAGCGTGCACGCGGTCGGATTCGCGGATGTCGCCGACGTCGCCGTGACCCCCGTGCTCGTGCCGCGACCCGACACGTTCTACGGCGTGAGCAAGGCCGCCGTCGAGGCGCTCGGCAGCGTCTACGCGGATCGGTACGGACTCAGCATCGTGTCGGCGCGCATCTGCGCGTTCGCGGCCGAGCCCGATCCGAGCCATGGGCTCGCGCACTGGTTCTCACCCGGCGATGCGGCCCGACTCGTCGAGGCCGCGCTCGCGCTCGACGACGGCCGGCACCACATCGTCTGGGGCGTCTCGGCGAACTCCCCCGGCGTCTGCGACCTCACGGCCGGCCGCGCCATCGGCTTCGAACCGCGCGACGACGCGTTCGCGATCGTCCGCGCGCGCGGCTTCGAGGCTTCGCCGCCCGCGTCGAGCGGGCCGGTCGGCGGCGCCTTCACCGACGAGGCGCATCCGCTCGGCGGCACCTGGTAG